One genomic window of Pagrus major chromosome 22, Pma_NU_1.0 includes the following:
- the cmtr1 gene encoding cap-specific mRNA (nucleoside-2'-O-)-methyltransferase 1 codes for MKRRIEASSAPPQAAKRLHEESSSDEESQLSRQDSSQNESLSDQEDHRPGFSMSSRSSFDDQDGTQTASSFFMYNSVSQKLMAKMGFREGEGLGKFGQGRKEIVEASTQRGRRGLGLTLQGFQGELNVDWRDEPEPSAIEKVDWFPECTTENPDSDELRDWMILGRRKLKIEDETEFCTEDLLHTLLRCKTVFDNLEGEEMRRSRTRSNPYEMIRGGIFLNRAAMKMANIDHCFDNMFTNPKDSQGKPLTKDREGELLYFGDVCAGPGGFSEYILWKRRWHAKGFGMTLKGPCDFKLEDFYAAPSELFEPYYGEGGVDGDGDITKPENITAFRNFVMENTEKRGMHFLMADGGFSVEGQENLQEILSKQLMLCQFLTALSTLRTGGHFVCKTFDLFTPFSVGLIYLLYLCFERICLFKPVTSRPANSERYIVCRGLKPGSDAVREYMFRINLKLNQLRNTDMDVIEVVPLSIIKEDTDFYQFMVNSNESLCAVQIKALAKIHAYVVDPTLSEPRQADIRKECLKIWGVPDKARVAPASSDPKSKFYELVKNSDVESFQCKLTSLNSTTLEKLRHVLDHRCIVGGGEQIFLLALGKSQIYTWDGKMPLRWRKLENFKLELPRDTLLSVEIVQELKGEGKAQRRINAVHVMDVLILNGTDVRDKHFNQRIQMAEKFVKAVAKPSRPDMNPIRVKEVYRLEEMEKIFVRLEMKVTKSSGGVPRLSYTGRDDRHFLPTGLYIIKTVNEPWTMAYSKNSKMKFFYNKTTKESTYEMPPNAAAPFHVCHSERLFWAWVDGVIVHDSQTRMDPEKLSKDEVLSFVHQYYQP; via the exons ATGAAGAGAAGAATCGAAGCGTCGTCTGCACCACCGCAGGCGGCAAAGAGGCTTCATGAAGAGAGTAGCTCAGATGAAGAGTCACAATTATCCAGACAAG ACTCGAGCCAAAATGAGTCCCTCAGTGACCAGGAGGATCACAGACCGGGATTCTCCATGTCCTCCAGATCATCTTTTGATGACCAAGATGGCACACAGACCGCCTCAAGTTTCTTTATGTACAACAGTGTGTCACAGAAACTCATG GCCAAGATGGGCTTCCGGGAGGGTGAAGGTCTGGGTAAGTTTGGGCAGGGACGCAAAGAGATTGTGGAGGCCTCCACTCAGCGAGGGAGAAGGGGTCTCGGTCTCACGCTGCAGGGCTTTCAAGGGGAGCTCAATGTCGACTGGCGCGATGAACCAGAG CCCAGTGCCATAGAGAAGGTAGACTGGTTCCCAGAATGCACCACAGAGAACCCAGATTCAGATGAGCTGAGGGACTGGATGATTCTGGGACGG AGAAAACTTAAGATCGAGGATGAGACAGAGTTTTGCACTGAAGACCTCCTGCACACTCTGCTAAGGTGCAAG ACCGTTTTTGATAACCTGGAGGGCGAGGAGATGAGGAGATCACGGACACGCTCTAACCCTTACGAGATGATCAGAGGAGGAATCTTCCTCAACAG AGCAGCTATGAAAATGGCCAACATTGACCACTGCTTCGACAATATGTTCACAAACCCAAAGGATTCACAAGGG AAACCTCTGACAAAGGACCGCGAGGGCGAGCTTCTGTACTTCGGCGACGTCTGTGCGGGGCCTGGAGGCTTTTCAGAGTACATACTGTGGAAGAGGCGTTGGCATGCCAAGGGTTTTGGCATGACGCTGAAAGGACCCTGTGACTTCAAACTGGAAGATTTTTATGCTGCACCGAGTGAGCTGTTTGAGCCTTACTATG GTGAGGGAGGAGTGGATGGGGACGGCGACATCACAAAGCCAGAAAACATAACCGCCTTCCGAAACTTTGTCATGGAGAatacagagaaaagagggatgCACTTCCTCATGGCAGATGGG GGTTTCTCTGTGGAAGGCCAGGAAAACCTTCAGGAGATCCTGAGCAAACAGCTGATGCTCTGTCAGTTCCTCACAGCCCTCTCTACACTCAGGACAG GTGGTCACTTTGTCTGTAAGACTTTTGACCTCTTCACTCCCTTCAGTGTGGGTTTGATCTACCTGCTCTACCTCTGCTTCGAGAGGATCTGTCTCTTCAAACCTGTCACCAGCAGGCCCGCCAACTCTGAGAG GTACATAGTTTGTCGTGGTCTGAAGCCTGGATCGGACGCCGTCAGGGAATACATGTTCAGAATCAACCTGAAACTGAACCAGCTGAGGAACACGGACATGGATGTCATAGAAGTGGTTCCTCTGAGCATCATCAAGGAAGACACCGACTTCTACCAGTTTATGGTGAACTCCAATGAGAG CCTCTGTGCAGTCCAGATCAAGGCCTTGGCCAAGATCCACGCCTACGTCGTAGACCC GACCCTTTCAGAGCCAAGACAAGCCGACATTAGGAAGGAGTGTCTGAAAATTTGGGGG GTCCCTGACAAGGCCAGAGTTGCTCCTGCTTCCTCAGATCCAAAATCCAAATTCTATGAACTGGTTAAG AATTCAGATGTGGAGTCGTTCCAGTGTAAGCTCACATCTCTCAACTCCACCACACTTGAGAAGCTGCGCCACGTCCTTGACCacaggtgcattgtgggaggTGGAGAGCAGATCTTTCTTCTGGCACTTGGG AAGTCTCAGATATACACATGGGATGGGAAGATGCCCTTGCGCTGGAGGAAGCTGGAAAATTTCAAGCTGGAGCTGCCAAGAGATACACTTCTGAGTGTGGAAATCGTCCAAGAGCTGAAGGGCGAG GGCAAAGCTCAGCGTAGAATCAACGCAGTCCACGTAATGGATGTACTTATACTGAATGGCACTGATGTAAGAGATAAGCACTTCAACCAAAG GATCCAGATGGCTGAGAAGTTTGTGAAGGCAGTCGCCAAACCCAGCAGACCAGACATGAACCCTATCAG AGTGAAGGAGGTTTACAGGCTAGAGGAAATGGAGAAAATCTTTGTCAG ACTAGAGATGAAGGTGACAAAGAGTTCAGGAGGAGTCCCGCGTCTGTCCTACACAGGCAGAGATGATCGACACTTCCTTCCCACGGGCCTTTACATCATTAAGACTGTCAATG AGCCCTGGACGATGGCTTACAGTAAAAACTCCAAGATGAAGTTCTTCTATAATAAGACAACCAAGGAGTCCACCTATGAAATGCCACCCAACGCTGCTGCCCCCTTCCA TGTTTGCCACTCGGAGCGCCTCTTCTGGGCCTGGGTGGACGGAGTGATCGTCCACGATTCTCAGACCAGGATGGACCCTGAGAAACTGTCCAAAGATGAAGTTTTGTCCTTCGTGCACCAGTATTACCAGCCCTGA
- the hebp2 gene encoding heme-binding protein 2, which yields MITNALRLSAAETKRVNIQRHLSTIFTPVMLKAVGQALFSTGLQNPKFTAEEKQGEDYEVRTYHPTKWVSTTLSGIQWDTAMNAGFRRLFNYIQGNNRNKVKVEMTAPVSCRVDPGAGPACESQFTMSFYVPEEHQENPPEPNDPDVFVEHRKEFTAYVRTYGGFSNEKMKREELLKLLESLQRDGVQYVDKPYYTAGYDSPFKLTNRRNEVWVLKKEPE from the exons ATGATAACAAACGCACTCCGCCTCTCGGCAGCAGAGACCAAACGCGTCAATATACAG AGACATTTGTCGACCATCTTCACACCAGTCATGCTGAAAGCTGTGGGACAAGCTCTGTTCTCAACTGGACTACAGAACCCCAAATtcacagcagaggagaaacAG GGAGAAGACTATGAGGTTCGTACCTACCATCCCACTAAGTGGGTGAGCACCACTCTGAGTGGGATCCAGTGGGACACAGCCATGAACGCCGGCTTCCGCAGGCTCTTCAACTACATTCAAGGCAACAATCGCAACA AGGTCAAAGTGGAGATGACGGCCCCTGTGAGTTGCCGCGTGGACCCTGGCGCCGGCCCCGCATGTGAATCTCAGTTCACTATGTCCTTCTACGTCCCAGAGGAGCATCAGGAGAATCCTCCGGAGCCGAACGACCCGGATGTGTTTGTGGAGCACAGGAAAGAGTTCACAGCTTACGTCAG gaCATACGGCGGTTTCTCCAATGAGAAAATGAAGCGTGAAGAGCTCCTGAAACTCCTGGAAAGCCTGCAGAGAGACGGGGTCCAGTACGTCGACAAGCCGTACTACACAGCCGGGTACGACAGTCCCTTCAAACTGACCAACCGCAGGAACGAAGTCTGGGTCCTCAAGAAGGAGCCGGAGTAG